The sequence below is a genomic window from Plasmodium cynomolgi strain B DNA, chromosome 4, whole genome shotgun sequence.
aggaagaaaggaaaTTGGAACGAACAGCAAATTGCAACTGCGAGGTGAGGGAGATGAACAGGATTCCCAATCCGCCGAAACCCCTAAGTCGGAAGAGGCAGGCAAAGAAGATGCTGAAAAAGATGcagaaaaagtagaaaaaaatgttaatcaAGCTGAAAATGACAATCCTACCTCGACAGATGCAGAGCGAGCTAAAGTCGAAGAAGGCCAAGTGCCTAAGGGAGAGCAAATGAAAACGCTAAGCAATGAAAATGATCAGAAGGATGAAGGAAAGACAAATGaagataaagaagaaaaaaaggaagacaatAAAGGAGACGGTGAGAAAGGAGAGAAGGAATCTGAGGACAAATCGGGGGATAAGGGCGAAGGCGAGcccaaagaaggagaaggcaCCGAGGAAAAGAACAATTTGGAAAGCAAAAACGCAGAAGCGGATGTGGCGGAACACAAACAAGACGATGCCAATTCGAAAGGAGACAATAATTCGCCAGACGGGGAAAAACCAAAGGCGGGAAGCACTGATAACCCAAAGGAGGGAAGCACTGGTGACCCAAAGGAGGGAAGCACTGGTGACCCAAAGGAGGGAAGCACTGGTGACCCAAAGGAGGGAAGCACTGGTGACCCAAAGGAGGGCAACCCTGGTAACCCAAACAAGGAGAATGCAAAGGATGGCGATGACGATGGCAACAAACTTCACTTAGGTAAGAATCACCTTTTTTTGACGAGAGGCAAAATACGATGAGGACATACTTGAGAGTGTTGAGATGGTTTTCCCCCAGAAAGGCGTTTCGACGGAGGGGCAAATACGGGGTGGATAAAAATGAGGACCTTCTCCCGTTTGGCActcttccatttttcgtgtgtgtgcaaatcCCCCCGCACTGGAGGAACGAACCACTGTACTGACTACTCCACGTGGTAAGGTAATACAACACTTTGCTCCCTTCTCCTTTCTACAGACAAATTGGATGATAAGGTTCCCCACTACAGCGCCCTGAGGAACAACCGAATAGATAAAGGCGTAACGGACACCATGGTGCTAAACTATATAATAGGAGATAACACAAAGTCTTGCTCCGTGAACAACGGGGGGTGCGCAGACGACCAAATATGCATACGGATCGATAACATCGGGATTAAGTGCATCTGTAAGGAGGGGCATTTATTTGGGAACAAGTGCATTCTGACCAAGTCGTTTGCCATTAGTTCGTTTTTCTCTGCTGGTCTATCCGTCCTACTGGCTTTGCTCTGGATGTTTTAATTGGGGGTATGCGTTTGGGGAGCACTATGTAGGGGTTGCTCGCTTGGGGTGCAGAGCTCAACGGGGGCCCCTCGTGCGTTGGGTGCCACGTTGGATGTCCGGTTGGCTGCCCCGTTGGCTGCCCCGTTGGCTGCCCCGTTGGACGTCCCACTGGCTACCCATTTTTCCAcccacttattttttttttttcctccccttcggTAAGGTTCCCTACACGTAAGCGAATTCTANNNNNNNNNNNNNNNNNNNNNNNNNNNNNNNNNNNNNNNNCTATGCTCGCCCGAAGGATGCACCCCGTGTGGTGAATTTTTCCCTCCCGTTGGGGCGCAGGAggttggaaaaaagaagcgggGTTGCCCTAAAAAAAAGCCACAAGGGATGGCCTCTCAGCAAAACGTACGTTTGCTGTATACGCACCCCTTTTTAAGCGACTCTGGGATGATTCAAATGTTTGTGTTGGTACACAAAAGGAGATGCAAACTAGACAGTGTTAGCTAAATTCAgctacgtaaaaaaaaaaatggctaaacTTGGG
It includes:
- a CDS encoding merozoite surface protein 5 (putative) — its product is MAIARIVLAIHLFLLCSFHSGRPLEVSLWRKENAHLGTQTNRLLREEGKNGQVDQVKLPPISGTEGRKEIGTNSKLQLRGEGDEQDSQSAETPKSEEAGKEDAEKDAEKVEKNVNQAENDNPTSTDAERAKVEEGQVPKGEQMKTLSNENDQKDEGKTNEDKEEKKEDNKGDGEKGEKESEDKSGDKGEGEPKEGEGTEEKNNLESKNAEADVAEHKQDDANSKGDNNSPDGEKPKAGSTDNPKEGSTGDPKEGSTGDPKEGSTGDPKEGSTGDPKEGNPGNPNKENAKDGDDDGNKLHLDKLDDKVPHYSALRNNRIDKGVTDTMVLNYIIGDNTKSCSVNNGGCADDQICIRIDNIGIKCICKEGHLFGNKCILTKSFAISSFFSAGLSVLLALLWMF